A DNA window from Vigna angularis cultivar LongXiaoDou No.4 chromosome 1, ASM1680809v1, whole genome shotgun sequence contains the following coding sequences:
- the LOC108336733 gene encoding transcription factor bHLH18, translated as MTSMEESWTSWLCDMEPDDYSFIGQSDTKVEDVNGSLASPRDIATALEENPQSSFSSESHSSVTESGIEERPLKLIKTCTSNSAKTDQLSQMRASTPCSYILSFDNTNPPTPKVESAIKPETKVVKRGIALPSKNEPKRVTQESKKTGSSARSSHHTQDHIIAERMRREKISQQFIALSSLIPDLKKMDKVSVLVEAIRYVKELKEKVKVMEEQRKRKSHEPVTCGKKAQVCAAADEDVSDTSSNSGEFGNSDDPSSKTNLLLPEVEARVSKKNVLIRILCEKEKAVLANIFREVEKLHLSVINSSALSFGSSVLDTTIVAEMEDEFNMSVKELAGNLRVGLMQFM; from the exons ATGACCTCAATGGAGGAATCGTGGACTAGTTGGCTCTGTGATATG GAGCCAGATGATTACAGTTTCATCGGTCAATCAGACACAAAGGTGGAGGATGTTAATGGAAGTTTAGCATCTCCTCGTGATATAGCCACTGCATTAGAAGAGAATCCGCAGAGCTCATTTTCCTCTGAGAGTCACTCTTCAGTGACTGAGAGTGGCATAGAAGAGAGGCCTTTGAAGTTAATCAAGACATGCACTTCAAACTCGGCCAAAACAGACCAACTCTCACAAATGAGAGCTTCCACACCCTGCTCCTATATTCTTTCCTTTGACAACACCAATCCACCAACACCTAAGGTTGAATCGGCTATAAAGCCAGAAACCAAGGTTGTGAAACGTGGGATAGCTCTGCCTTCAAAGAATGAACCAAAACGTGTTACTCAGGAGAGCAAGAAAACGGGCTCATCAGCCAGATCTTCTCATCACACACAAGATCACATAATTGCCGAGAGAATGAGGAGAGAAAAGATTAGCCAGCAGTTCATAGCCCTCTCATCCCTTATTCCAGACCTCAAAAAG ATGGACAAGGTGTCTGTATTGGTGGAAGCTATAAGGTACGTGAAGGAGTTGAAGGAAAAAGTGAAAGTGATGGAGGAACAGCGCAAAAGGAAAAGCCATGAACCAGTGACGTGTGGGAAGAAAGCTCAGGTTTGTGCTGCTGCGGACGAGGATGTCTCAGACACTTCATCAAATTCCGGTGAGTTCGGAAATTCTGACGATCCCTCATCCAAAACAAATCTGTTACTGCCAGAAGTAGAAGCAAGGGTGTCAAAAAAGAACGTGCTGATACGAATCCTCTGCGAGAAAGAAAAGGCAGTGCTGGCGAACATTTTTAGAGAGGTAGAGAAACTTCATCTCTCAGTCATCAATAGCAGCGCCTTATCTTTCGGCTCCTCTGTTCTCGACACAACCATCGTAGCCGAG ATGGAAGATGAATTCAACATGAGCGTGAAGGAACTGGCTGGAAATCTGAGAGTAGGACTGATGCAGTTTATGTAG